From Cheilinus undulatus linkage group 15, ASM1832078v1, whole genome shotgun sequence:
AACTCCCAAGCACCAACCACAAACTCAGAGCCAAAGCAACGCAAAACCAAGGCAGTGAACGGAGCTGAAAGTGATCCCTTTCTAAAACCAAGCCTACCTCAGCTGTAAGTTCACGCTCTTTGATAAATCACCGATATCACTACAGTTATTCTTTAGGCAAAGGCAGGGTGTAAAAATCGAGTCCGTTTCGGATTTTTTCTCTTCGTTACCTGTTGTAAAGTGAGTTTGTAAAAGTGAATGTGACTGTTAAAGATGTGCTCCTAAGTCAGTGCTTGTTGTTCCTCTCATCCTGTTAAAGGCTGACACTAGCAGAGTACCATGAACAGGAAGAGATCTTCAAACTGCGACTTGGACATCTCAAGAAGGTTTGCACGACACTCTGCCTGCACCAATAGTATACTGAACTTTTTTTGTCCAGGCCCCAATTTACGAAAGGTTAAAGGGCAATTCCACAGTTCAGAAGTAAATGTAATTGAAGGTGGTAGATAAACTAGAAGGTCTTTCTCTTCATTCTGAGGATCTGTTATTGTTGCTTCTGTGTAAGGATGGTTGgtgtatgtatttttttgatGTACTCATTGTTTTCTTGATGAATAAGCATCAGAAGCAGCGCCTGATGGACTTGGTACCGAGTCACCCGTAAATATTTAATACAGTACTAGTCAGCTGTGTGCGAGTGGGTTCTGATGAGCTCTTTTCCTTGCAGCCAAAGCGCTGAAGctccttgtgtgtgtttgtgtgcttgaATCATTTATAGGAAGAAGCTGAGATCCAGGCGGAACTGGAGCGTCTGGAGAGAGTGCGCAACCTTCACATACGGGAGCTGAAGAGAATAAATAACGAGGACAGCTCTCAGTGAGTCTGAATCAATTTCTTCCACACTTGCTGCATTGACTTTGGAACATGAGTACACACAAAAGGCCAGTTTCCTTAACTGCAGTGGTTTTATGAAGCCACCACAAACCGAATAAGATTCTTTTCCAAGAAGAGGTAATGCCACTAAGTTTGTctaattttcaacttttttctcccCAAAGATTCAAAGATCACCCAACACTGAATGAACGATATCTGCTCCTACACCTCCTAGGACGAGGGGGCTTTAGTGAAGTTTACAAGGTAAGACATTAGACTTGATATCAAAGGATGTCCATacaaatttatgttttattatgtttttttttttttaatttaatccaACTCTGTGTACTTTATGCAGGCTTTTGACCTGATTGAGCAACGTTATGCTGCCGTGAAGATCCACCAACTTAACAAAAACTGGCgagaagagaagaaggagaaCTATCACAAGTATGTTGGCTCATGTTTAAATATGTAATCCAGCCAGCAGGACACCAGACAAGCTGCTCTGATGTCCTTtgctttcagttttttattccTCTCCATAAACCACCTTCACACAACTGTCAGTGCAGAATTGAGCACCTGCACCTTCATGCTTCAGCTGCTAATCAAGGCATAATTACCTTCCTCTCCACAGGCATGCATGTCGAGAGTACAGAATACACAAGGAGCTGGACCACCCCCGAATCGTGAAGCTGTACGACTACTTCTCACTGGACACAGACACGTCAGTATACAGATCTTATATATAAATGTTTAGCTCTTTGTAGACATGTGACATGATTCTAATAATTGTCCTTCCTCTCATAGATTTTGCACTGTCATGGAGTACTGCGAAGGCAACGATTTGGATTTCTACTTGAAGCAGCATAAGCTAATGTCTGAGAAGGAGGCCCGGTCCATAGTCATGCAGATTGTGAATGCACTAAAATACCTGAATGAAATCAAACCTCCTATCATCCATTACGACCTTAAACCAGGTAAAAAGGCCCTCCAGACAAGGGTCAGTTTTACTTCTAAAAACTAACAAACTGCAGCAGAGAGCTGGCTCtatcatttccattttttatcctgttataacttgttttattttgatgtttaggTAATATCTTGTTGGTGGATGGCACAGCGTGTGGGGAAATCAAAATCACAGACTTTGGTTTGTCCAAAATCATGGATGATGACAACTATGGCGTGGATGGAATGGACCTGACCTCACAAGGTGCAGGGACCTATTGGTAAGAAATCTCCAATTGAAATATCCTtaacagacagtaaaaaaaCATGGAGCCAGtcattattcagcaggtgttTCACTGACAACACGTCATCCAGCAGATCAATCAAAGCATCTAAAAGGGCTTCACTCAAACAGGAATGTCACTGTAACGAGGATtaacaaaaagtctcaccagaCGGTTCTGAATTTCCCATGATTCAATATCGTTTTATTATAACAgtggtgctctggttttgtgaatgAGATTAATTCTAAACacgtaccttcaactgtcagcttcagaggagggggagaggggaccATCAACCTTCCTACGTTGCTTTTGAAAGAGTCAAGTGTCCAGAGGTTAAGTCAACCAAAAATTCTCCAtcattaacagatttttttgaaggatgacagaGGATTTTGAAGGTTGTCCGTTATTTTGAATGACTGGAATGATGAGAATGAGCTTTTGTTCCAGCACACGCACACAGACAGATTCACAGACCTTTGcaattttgcacacatggactatcagTGAGGTAGTCCAGTGttgtagccagtgggctctATGATTGACTTCAACACTGTAGATTAGTGAAAGCAGCTGGAGGTGTCTTAGTACGTCACAGAGGGATACAGGTCGGCATGCAGTGTTAAGCGATGAGTATGTGGCACAAACTGAAGACATGGTCTCATAACTAGTTGCTCTAATTTTAGATTGAAGAAATAATTTTTCttgtgctttattttctgcACATCTGTGTGCGGCTGCTGTAAAGAATCATCAGCACACAAAGGCAATTACACAGCGATCTcctgaaaataatattttctttGTATACTATTCATCTTATCACAAAAAGTGACAGCCTTCTGCAGAGTAAGTATTTATGAGATCATACAGTAAACTTTAGCTAAAGACCGGCTCAGACTATACAATTTTTCTTGGTTGTTCACGACAACACTATATCAGaccatgcaaaaaaatcagaaaaggtTTTATACAAGTTGATAAGGTATCAAGTTGCTCCGTATAAATGGCACTAAGCCATTGTGGGGCAGATACGAGGACGTCAGTTTTGTCAGTGTTAAGCTGCTGAAAATGATCTGCCATCCAGTTTTTAATGACATGCAAACGACTGAGTAGTTCATGTGTTCACAAGTCTTTCACTATAGTGTAAAAGTAGTGGTCAGGCTTTGTTTGAGCCAAAGGCTGGTGTGTGCATTTCTCATGTGAGAGTTCTCGTCTGCTGACAAAATTGCATAACGTTGGAAGCTGGCAACTGGGCACTCTGTGGAAGTAGAACAGACACCCTTCTCCCTGAAAGTCATTTTGCTTCAAGATCGACTTTGAAACAATTATCTTAAGACTCAAAAGGAAATCGTGAATGCTTTTAAAGAATAACAATACTGCACTTCAGAGAAAGTCAGACTGAAATGCAAGTTGTAGGAATACTGCTCATGTAAAATCCCATCATAAAGAATAATACAAgtttcaaatgtgcaaaaaatatgtCATTGCTCTTTagaataatttaaatgtttgttttctatcCAGGTACTTGCCACCTGAGTGTTTTGTGGTTGGTAAAGAACCTCCAAAGATCTCAAATAAGGTGGACGTGTGGTCTGTGGGTGTAAtcttttttcagtgtctttatgGAAGGAAGGTAAGGAGGGCAGTTCTCGTCCTAACCTtgtgtttttctgcactttCTGAATAATTCCTAAGCACGTCTCCTCCCTTTCCAGCCTTTTGGCCACAATCAGTCTCAGCAGGACATCCTGCAGGAGAACACCATCCTGAAAGCCACCGATGTCCAGTTTCCGGTCAAACCAGTTTCCAGTAATGAAGCAAAGGTAGGTCAACTTGGATGTAGATTTTATGTAGAGctgtaacaaaaaaatgttggaagaCCAGCATTACTTTTTTTAACTAATCCTTCCTCCTCCAGGCTTTCATAAGGCGGTGCCTGGCGTACAGGAAGGAGGACCGTGTCGATGTCCACCAAATGGGGAGCGACCCCTACCTGCTCCCGCACATGCGGCGGTCCAGCTCCTCTGGAAACCTGCAGATGAGTGCTGCTGGCTCAGGACTCGCCTCCTCCAGTATCATCTCATACTGACAGCCTTGTACTGTGACGATAACAAAGGCTAACCGACCAAGCGTCTCCCTCCGCCTGCTGAGCCCAGGGCTCGTGGGAGAAGGAGCAGCCAGAGACAGGGGGAGCAGGACACAGGAGGGGAGACCTCCGTTGACCTCCTCTGACCTGTACCAGGCTCCCTCTTGTTGACCAGGACTTGATCAGTGGAGGGAagggatgtttttttaaaaggacaTTGGTGAAAGGATCTTCTGAGGGTCCGACAAGAGCACTGAAACTGACAACGTACCTTGAAGAAAATGTGACTGGACACTTTGTTCTGATGTTGCAGATGGAGAAGGCCTTAAAGGGCTGAAGGGAGACTTGGCAGCCAGCCGCTTAGATAAAATAACACGGTCCTGCCAGGGTTCAAATGATTCAGCTGCTAGATGTTAATTTACTGTGAGGAGAGGGCAGTTATATAGAACTACAAAGATTTCACTTTTGATTTggataaatgttttgtttttcacaagT
This genomic window contains:
- the tlk1a gene encoding LOW QUALITY PROTEIN: serine/threonine-protein kinase tousled-like 1 (The sequence of the model RefSeq protein was modified relative to this genomic sequence to represent the inferred CDS: deleted 2 bases in 2 codons), which gives rise to MSVQSSGSLEGTPSWSQLSTSPTRTCFQQHTTAVVKAREGTMEELHSLDPRRQELLEARFMGGVSGSTGGSTGSTSGGTKGLTNNECSNHSFGSLGSSSDKESEGSDVKRGSSPAYSTPEKKQSETRGRKRKPEIQSESSQGKSIVRGPKISDYFDFQGGNGSSPVRGLPPVIRSPQNSHSHSAQGTAVRQNSSSPTSLSFGDHMTHPKQQAVKFVQTDLTVLKLAALESTKNLDLEKKEGRIDDLLRANCDLRRQIDEQQKLLEKYKERLNKCITMSKKLLIEKSTQEKQACREKSMQDRLRLGHFTTVRHGASFTEQWTDGYAFQNLVKQQEWINQQREDIERQRKLLAKRKPPSSGNSQAPTTNSEPKQRKTKAVNGAESDPFLKPSLPQLLTLAEYHEQEEIFKLRLGHLKKEEAEIQAELERLERVRNLHIRELKRINNEDSSQFKDHPTLNERYLLLHLLGRGGFSEVYKAFDLIEQRYAAVKIHQLNKNWREEKKENYHKHACREYRIHKELDHPRIVKLYDYFSLDTDTFCTVMEYCEGNDLDFYLKQHKLMSEKEARSIVMQIVNALKYLNEIKPPIIHYDLKPGNILLVDGTACGEIKITDFGLSKIMDDDNYGVDGMDLTSQGAGTYWYLPPECFVVGKEPPKISNKVDVWSVGVIFFQCLYGRKPFGHNQSQQDILQENTILKATDVQFPVKPVSSNEAKAFIRRCLAYRKEDRVDVHQMGSDPYLLPHMRRSSSSGNLQMSAAGSGLASSSIISY